The candidate division WOR-3 bacterium genome includes the window CAGCAGTCTTAGAGACATCAATGCCCTCAACCGTGAAACCTAGTTTGGCCAGATAGAAAGCGTTGCGGCCTTCACCAATGCCCAGGTCTAATACTTTGCCTTTCGGAATAATATCCGCATATTGTTCCAGTGGAAGATCTGGTCTAAGTCCCCATGCTGCGCTCTTTTTTTTTGTAAATATCATTCCAAAATAATTTGGTTTTCATATTTGAGGATACATCTTATTAGAAAAATGTCAAGCAAAATCAAAAAATTGCGATTTAATCAATTGTTTTTTGCAAAGTTTTCGATACGGAATGCAATTTCTATAAAGTTCTCTGTGCTTTCCTTTTGCTATAATCCGGCCATTACTCAAAACAAATATCTTATCTGCGTTTCTGATAGTTGAAAACCGATGTGCAATTATAAAAGTTGTGCGGTTCTTTAATAAATTTTTTAATGCCTTTTGAATCAAATTTTCTGATTCTGAATCAAGCTGAGATGTCGCTTCATCTAAAATTAAAATTTTGGGGTCCTTCACTATCGCTCTTGCAATCGCTATCCGCTGACGCTCGCCCCCAGAAAGATTGACACCCCGCTCACCAACTTTGGTATCATAACCCTCAGGCAAATCTTTTATAAATACATCCGCATAGGCAAGTTTTGCCGCCTCTTCAATCTCACCATTTTTCGCCTCTGGATTACCAAATCTGATGTTCTCTCTTATCGTATCAGAAAACAAAAATGTCTCTTGAGAACATATCCCGATTTGCTTTCTTAATGATTTAAGATTTACCTCACTTATATCAACCCCATCAATCAAAATCCTGCCTTTGGTTGACTCAAAGAATTTTAGAATCAAAGAAACCAATGTAGTCTTACCAACACCGCTTCTTCCCACAATCGCCACTACCTCCCCGGGTCTTGCTCTAAAAGAAATATCTTTTAGAACCTCTTCAGCACCATTATAAGAAAAAGAAACTTTCTCAAACACAACTTCACCCTGTCTTATCTCTATATTCTTTTTTCCTTCTTTCTCGGGAGTTAAAGCTAAAATCTCAAAAATTCTTTGTACTGCAGCAAGCGAGCGCTGAACTCTCAAATTTAGATTATACAAATTTCTTGTGGGTCCAAATAGATAACCGATGAAAGAATTAAAAGCAATCAAACTACCAATAGTCAAATTCCCACGCATTATTTCAGCGCAACCATACCAGATAAGGACAATTGGTCCAGCCGAAGAAATTATAACCGAAGAGATTGAAGCAATCGTGGCGGTAATATCAAGTCTGACTTCTTTTCTAATTGCCTCTTTTATTCTACTTAACATTTTTATCGTCACCCTTTTTTCGCCTGTAAATGCCTTAATCACAGAAATTCCAGATAATAGTTCCTGTAAATCTTTACTCACTAAGGCATAACGTTCTCTTACATCGTAACTCATATTTCTAATTCGTCTGTTGAAAATCGTTAAAGATAATAGATAAAAAGGAAGAATTAAAAAACAAATAGCAGCCAGCTTTGGATGAATATAGATTGTGCAGGCAAAACCAGCAATAAAGGTGAGAATATTCTGAGCGGCAGAGACCAGAGTATCTGCAAGTAAACCTTGAACCGCATTCACATCATCGCTCAAACGGGACATCAAATAACCGGTCTCTTTTTTATGAAAAAAAGTGAGGGAAAGTTTCTGGATATGCTCAAAGAGTTTTAGTCTTATATCAAATAGAACCCGTCCGCGGAATGTGGTTAATAAAAAACTTTCTAAAAATATCGAGGCCGAGCGAATAAATAGAATACCAGTAATCACAAAACCGATAATATTGAGCAATTGAAAATTTTTGAGAATGATAACTTTATCAATCAAATAACGCGTTAAAAATGGCATTGGTAATTGCAAACCAACTGAGAGAAGCATAAAGCAAAATGCAAACAAACCCTTGCGCCAATAGGGTTTGAGAAATTTAAGGAATCTCATAATTGCTTTGTTATAGTCTAACATTTTATTGATGAAAATTGAGATATCATGTATCTAAAATTTTTATTCTAAACATACAATGGCATTAAAAATAGAAAAGATACTTCACTTTGAACATACCTATTTGACTTTGCAATTTTAACATCTTGTTCTCTTCGTCTCTCTTACGATGGTCATTCAAGGCAATATATAGCCAGCTTTTGGGTTTGAAATTGTAGGAAAAGAGAAAACCAAATCGATTGGTTAGGTAATCGGTTTTACCGAAATTTGTTCCCGGTGTAGTAAAGACAAACTCATTGAAGATAGCAAATTTGGCATCTTTCGAAATCCGAAATTCCATACGGGGTGTAACCACCGGTGTGATGGCAATAATTACTTTCTTATCATCCCATTCAACCCAAGTATTGCTTTCTGCTATCAGCGAAAACCGGGAAAAAAGATAGTATGCACACCAGAGATATCCTGAACCTTGATAGCCCAACCAGTTGCGTAAATAATTATAACCGTAATTATACCAGAGGCCTACACTTACATCATAAGTCTTTGAGTTTGTTCCCCATAGCCACAAATCAATATCCTTTGTATTATAATTAACCACTGTTTCATAAACTGAGCCGTATTTTGTTTTTATGTCTAATGTCCAATTATTACGAAAATAGCCGTTGAATTCAACATTCAATATTTTAGACCAATCCATCACCACGGGCTCTTTTCTATATTGAATTCCTAATCCACAATATAAATTTTGAATAAACCCTGAAGCAAATTCTCGGTATGGGCCAGTCGTAATTGAAATAGATTTACGTCCAATCCAGGGGACATAACCAATTTCCCTTACATCAAAGGAATCACCGATTATTTGAAAACCCATTTTAGTTAAAAAATTGCCTATATAACCATTGAAGCCACCAGTGAATGCAAGACCTACTTTTCCCTGATAATCACTTATCGCTGATTGAAAAAGCAATTGGCTTGACCTAAATCGGCAAGCAAAATCAGTGCCCAATGCATAATTGTATTGAGTTTCATTTATGTGCATCCCGCTTAAAAGCAAACCCAGAGCAGAATTTTCAAAAATTGTCCGTTTAATCCGCACCACACTAAACCATTTTTCTGACTCAGTTTCAAGCGAATCAGTAAGAACGCCTAAAAAACCAGTATTCCAGCGTGCTGTTTTACTCGTGAATTTTAATCCCCCGATAATTGGCACCGGTCTATCATTCAACGATTTTCCGACCAATCGGGAATAGAATATTTCAAGGGGTTGATAGAAACCAGCGCCATCATCGAAATTTGCCATTTTGAAAATATCACTTCCTTCAACAAAGAATGGGCGATTTTCTCTTAAATAGATAGGATATTGGGATAAATTTAAGGTATAAGGGTCAGATTCAATCTGGGCAAAGTCTGGATGTATGGTTATATTTATTGCTGATTGTGATGTTAAGTCCCATTTTAGATTAAGACTAAATTGGGGTAGAAATTCTTTATCCACCCCGTAATAATTTTCATACCTGAAAATGCCTTCTGGATAAAATTCTAAATAATGACCCGAAGATTTAGGATTTATTCCTTGGAGAATACCGAATTTGGAAACTCGTAAGCCCTCTCTTTGAGAAGGCACGACCCAAAAGTCGGTTTCTTGATTGATAGGAATAAATCTTCTAAAATTTGCACCCCACTCTGAAACTCTTTTGTCATAGCGGATTGATTTAAAAGGAATTTTGATTTCTACCTCATAGCGATCAGCGTAGCATCTTACTGCTGAATACCAAACTCCATCCCAAGAAAAATCAAACTGCCTGCCATCGTCAAGAATAATACCATCTTCTTTTATACCACTCGCAGTTATTCTGAAAAAATAGGCTGTTGTTTTGTTATTAAAAGTATCAAGGTATAAACAAAGCCAATCCTCACCGCCCATCAGATGTGCTTCTGGCTTGCGATTTTTGGTGTAACAACGGAATGCTGTATAAAAATTATCCTTGTCATACATTAAATAAACGACTGTTTTTTCTGATGTTTCTTTATTCTCATAAGGGAGATATTGGGCAAAATTATGGATAGAATCTGCCGTTAGCCATATTGCTTCAATAACCCCATCAATTATCGGTGGAGTTATTACATATCGCACCTTAGGCGATTTGTTTACCAATATTAAGGTCAATAACAGAAAATACATAAAAACTATTTGTCCACTTTCCTCAATTTCTTCACTAACTTATTTTTCCAGATGCAATAATAACCACAAATGACTACCACGGTTTAGACTTCCGATTGTTGACTTGTTGTATCATGTATTTGATGACTCTTGTATCTTGGAGAAACTTTCATAAGAAGAACTCAGAATTATCCGCTTTAAATATCTACTACTCCATATACCCTTAACTTTTTGTATCCACGGAACCTCACCAGAAGTTGAAAAGAAATGACTCTGTAGCCATTTTCCTGTCCTTTGACTTAAAAAGGGTATCCCCATTTTCTGTAATTTTCTTTCAATTTTTGCTTTTAAATCCTCTGCCAAAATATAATTGTATAGATAAATTGGATGGCTACAGAAAATAATATCCGCTAGCCAGGTACTGTGCGAACTTTTATCAATTCCCAAATATTTACGAGCTATTGTATTATACATATTTTCCGCTCTTTCTGGTCCAAATTGATATAGATTGATTTCAAAAATGGCATCAACAGCTTGACGTCTTAACCATACTCTTCTTTTTTGCGCAAAATATCGATATATAGTTCTCAAAATCTGTTCCTTAATATTAGAACTATGGAGACTACACAAAATGTCTTTGTCCAGTACCAAATAACCAATAAATTCTGCTGTCCCCTCTTTAATAAATGATGGCTCACTAATGATATCTATATAAGATACGCTTTTTTTTACCAGAACATTCTGAAGTGCATGGGCTATTTCATGGGCAAGGATGATATAGGTGTTTAAGTCGGGTGCTCTTTGCGGATTTAATAAAATGATAGATTTTCTGTCGAAAATGAAATTAAAACAGAGTCCTCCATAGGGAATCTTATGATATTTAATCTCTATTGGCATCTTTTGCAACCGCCAGCCCAATTTTTGAAAAAAAAGATTTAGAAAACTACTCGGTTCTAAATCAACTGTAATATTTGCTGTTAAATTGTTTGAAAAAGAAAACAAATATTCTATGTCCCAAGGTGCGATATCCGGGAGGTTAATTTTGCGGCGCATTTCATTCAGATTTCTAAAATATTCATTATTAGTTCTACCAAGTAGTTGCAAACACAAGTTTACGACTCCCTTTTTCTGTAATTTATTCAAGTTTAATATGAGTTCAGCATAATCACCAAAACCCCAGCGCTGAGCTTCTTTGTTTCGTCTCTTAACCAACTCGGTAAAAGGGCCTGACAAGAGTTTAACTAACGGCAAAATTGAGCTCCAAACTTCTTTCCGTGCTTTCCGTGAAGATGACTTTTCTAAAATTTCTTGCCGCTCAGCATAACCTATTGTTTGCTTTGACCAATATTGTAATACATTCTCTTCCATTTCTTTTCTTAACTTCATGACAGAATCACTGTTTTCAATTTGACTTATTATTGCCTCACGCAACCAATAATGGAATTTTTCTTCTTTTATTTCTACTTGAGATCTGTCTTTCAAATAGTATAATACTTCTAATAATATTTTTGCCCTCATTCTTTCCAAGAATTCACCTTTGTAGGTCCCAATCATAATCTTTTGAAAATGGTACTCAGCTAATCGCTTGTCTATTTCTGCTAAATTTCTTTCGAAATCAATTAACTTCAAATTTTCGCTCCGTTTATTTGTTTGATAAAAATTAGTCCCTTAGTATATAATAAGTTAAGAAATTTGTATACAAGTTTTTTTGCGATTGTTTTTGAAGTATTCATTTCTTTGGCAAACTTATCTATTAAGTTATCCACATTAATCCAGCTACCTAAGTCGGTCAATATAGTATTTAATTCCCCAGCTAAACGAATGAGTTTTTCTGTTTTAGGATCAAAAATGTAAATTTTGTACCATTTAGTAAAATCTTCTGTTTTATTTGGGGAAGTCGGGCGAACAACCATTGACATATCGGGTAATCCGTTTCTTTTAATCTCTCTTTCAGGATAAGTAAAAGTATGAAAAATTAATCCTTCTTTCCACTTACAAAACGAGAATTTTGCAATATTGATTTGTTTTTTTGTTCCTGTATCTATGTTTGTTTGAAAATTTCCTTTTATTGTAGTTAATGCCATTAACATATAAATAGAAGCCCCGTGAAATGTTGGCATTCGATAATAATACCGATAATGATTAAAACTTTTAAAACTATCCTCTAATTGACTTGCAAAATCAGCAAGTAATTGTGTCGTAATATCTCTGCGATGTTTTATTTCTATACCTGGAAATAGAATGATATCCGCTTTATTTTTCATAAAATACTGTTGAACTTCTTCTGCCAGTCCGAATTTTGAGGGATCTTTCCAGATTGGAGAATTTAAAGCTAGCACAAATTCAGTTATGAAAAAAGATGTAATATTTCTCTTTTGTTGTTTTAAAAAATTTAATGTCTGCATAAAATCATACGTCGTTTCAGTGGGGAAGTTGTTTATCACATAAATATGTACAAAAATTCCTAATTCTTTGCATCGCCGTAATATATTTCTTGCAGCGTTCAAATCAATACCTTTACACATTAATTTAAGTATCCTGGGTGAGGCCGACTCAAGCCCAAACTGGATTTGGTATAATCCACTGCTCTTAAGTTTTTTTAAAATATTTCTAGATAAACTTTTCTCAAATCTAAACATTCCTGTCCATAAAAAACCCTGATCAGTGATTTTGTTAGCAAGTAAGTCTGCCCATCTTGGTGAGATGCAGGAAGATATAAGATGGAATAGATTAGTATCATATTTTTGTGCAAGATAACTCATATCTGCAGCTATTTTTGATGGTGATTTTTCGCGATAAGGGCCAAAATAATTGTTGTTATACGAACAAAAGGTGCATTTGTTCCAATAACAACCAATCGCTACTGGTAACCCAATCACTAATCGAGGCGAAAGGTATAATTTAAGAGGCAGCCCATCATAGTCTGGAGGTGGTAAAAAATTAGGGTCTTCATAATAGAATGGCTTATTGCATACATAACTCTTATTTTTTTTCCAAAAGAGATTGCGGCAGTTGTACCATGACTTACATCCTGAGAGGGAATCACATAAATCATCCAAAGCCTGTTCGCCCTCATAAAAAATAATACCGTCAATGTAATTCAACAAAGACTTGAGTTTAAAGCACTCTTTGGCAAAGAGAGACAAAAATGGTCCGCCGAACACAATAAAGATGTTTTTATTTCGCTCACGGATAAATTCACTTAATAAAAGGGCGAATGTAAGCTGCACAATACTGACTATGGATATACCTATTATTTGTGGATTGGTGGCTATTATCTGTTCAACTCTTGCCCTTAGGAAAGATGTAATTTCGCCGGGGAATCGTTTATATACGTTAATCACTTGCCCTAGAGTTTCTACAGCCGGATTAAACAGATAGTAATCTTTTCCCACATAACTAGGGTAAAGGAATGCAACGGTTATAATATTAAATCCACGGTTAATACACCGCCAGGCCCAATCAACTTTTATTATATATTCTTTAAGTTTATTTCTATCAGGGAGGACCCGCAATATCCCCTTTGCATCTTCAATATCTTTTGCTACATATTTTCCACATACTATTATCTCTTCCATTTTTGCAAGAAGCCTTGCGGTGGTGAGATCTAAAAATTTTGCACTGCTTAATTCCTTGTAACGACTGTGAATATGCTCAACTGCTTTTTCCAAAAATTCTGTTGTTAATAAATAGTTGAATAGCTCTATATTAAGATCATATTGAAACACTTTATGACCTTTCTTTCGCAAGAAAGCTGTAAGACAAGGTAAACTTGGATAGGGAGATTCTATGTCCCAATGCGGTGGGAAAATCAATGAGATCTTCATTTTAACCAGGCCACCACCTCATAAATTTCTGCATGATTTCATTTTTAATTCTTAGATCCTTATGTTCGTATGTATAAAAAGAAGAGAATAATTGCGGATATTGTAAAATTAAGTCAACCAATTGATAATTATATTTACCTATGGGTTTTATTGAAACATTAGGATTTGTTTCCATTATTGTGCGATCAGTGCACAATTTTTTGCCGAATTTTTTGTACAAAGGAGAACCACGACAAGATGATAATAAGGCAATTCTTTCTTGACACCCGAGAAGCCGGAAAAAAATAGTCAAGAAGAGAGTTTTATAAAACTGATTGATATTTTCAAAGGGAAAACCCCAGATAAATGATACCGTCGGGTTAAGTTGTGCCTCTAATGTATCATAAACTACCGCAACAGATTGTTCTACTGTAACATTTGATTTGATTTGTGATAAAACAGAATTATCCCCGCTTTCAATCCCATAAAATATTCCTTCGCATCCATATTCTTTCATCTTTTTCAATAAAGGAAGACTTATTGCATCAACTCGAGCCAAACAATTCCAGGTCAGTTTAATATTTCTTTTACCTAATTCATTACAGATTGAATGCACGCGATTTCTGTCCAAGACAAAATTATCGTCATCGAAGCTTATTTTTTCAATATGATGTTCTCTGTATAGATATTCTAGTATTTCACCGACCTTTGTCACAGAATAGCGGTAAACATTTTGACCCCAAATATTCCCAACTTCACAAAAAGCACATCTAAAGGGACAACCTCTTGTGGTCATAAAGGAAAAACTATTGTATCTATGTAAATCAACTTTTGAAAAAGCAGGCAAAGGGAGGGTGTTTAAATCTTTTATCCGGGGACGCGGAGGATTGGAAATAATTTCACCTGTTCGTGCCCGGTAGACTATACCCTTAATATTACTAAAGTCACGGCTTTTACCTTCAACTATTTGTTTTACTAATTCAACTATCGTTTCTTCTCCTTCCCCTCGCACAACTACATCAATAAAACTGAAAGTCTTCAAGAGCTCTTCAGCCACCGGAGTAGGACCGGGACCACCTAGAATTATTGTTATATGAGGATATATTTTTTTAACCCCATCAGCTGCTAAACACGCGAAAGGCAACATATCATTTAAACAACTAATTCCAAGCCATTGAAGGTTAGGTTCCACCAGGGCAACGATATTCGCCGGATCAAAAGGGTTTCTTTTAGCATAAAACTGATAATCATAAAATTTTGTAAATAATCTATTTTTTTCAAGAACAGCAAGTAAGGATAAACATCCCATAGGTAGTGGATGCAGTGGTCTGCTTGTTTTACGATTAGGAATAAATAGGTTAATCAATGTTCCAGTGTTATGTTTCATATAATACTTACGGTTTATTCATACTTTTTTATTCATCTTCAATCTCTTTAATTTGTTACATAATCGCAAATTTTGCTTTATCGTGTTTTCTTCCGGCGTGATTTTCTGAGCCTCTAATAACCATTTTTCACCTTCCGTAATTCTTCCAATTTTTAAATAAGCGACAGCTATATTATTCATAACTTTTACATCTTCCGGCCTCCGTTTAACTACTTCCTTGAAGTATTCTATCGCCCTTTCCCAATCACTCAAGGCTAACGCCGCACGGCCTAGTTCCTGATATATGAAAGCTATTTGCTCAGAAGGTTCGGCTTCTCCACAACAATACTTTTTTAATAGCCTTTTATAATAAATTAAAGCCTTGTGCCATTCGTGCTGATCACTTAATATTCTTCCCTTTTGAAACTCAGCAGCAAAGAATGACGGGTCTAAACTTATGACTTCATTAAACTCCTGCATAGCTTTAACATATTTTCCTATTTTGCGATGTATAACACCAAGAAAATAATAAATCATAGGAGAATGTAGTTTTTTTCTGAGGGCTTTGATAAACTTATCCCTAGCTAAATATAAATTTTCCTCAATAATAAGATTTAAAATGCCACACGTGCCCTCAAACACTGATTGATATTTCAGTCGTTTTTTATCTAACAGTTTATTTTCAACCAGCAAATTTCTTAGTTCTTCATTAGTCTTAATAAAACGCGAGTATTTTGTTGCCATAGAATATTTTTCCCTGAGAATTGTTTAAAACAAGCGGGTTCTGCCTCTGAAATTATGTGGCAAAAACCCGCTTGTTAATCTAACCAACCCTTCTGCAAGGGTTATGCTCATTGTTGCCGATGTTATCGGCTATTTCGTCTTCCAAATCTTCGACAACAAGCAAAGAGAGCAGTTTTTGTAGTTCCTTAGAAGGGTCTTTTTTAGTTTTAGTATTATCTTTCATATTACCCCCAAATGCTTAATGAGTTCCTTTTGTTTCTTAAGTAATCCATAGCAACCCGGCCCCCGAGTAGTACGACCTTTTTGAAGGACCCTTCTCGCTATGGGTTGGAAACTCCGCACCGAGAGGATGCGGCCAACCCACAAGGGGTCAGGACCGGAACCACACGCACCCGAATTTAATACCACCAAATATCACGACCCCTTTGCCTAACTATACTTGCAATTTTTGTGCCAGAATTTTGTCCTGAAATTTCAAGACTTTTTTCTGGGTTTGTGACATTTTTGTCAGTGGTTTTGACATAAAATGTCAAAACCCCAAAAATCAGCCGATTTTGAACAAAGATTTTTAAAATCTCCCGAAATCACAGGGATTATTTCAATCTGCTGCTCTTAGAAGTACACCAGATATTTCACCTTAACCGCACCTACCTGATTCTGTAATCTAAGACTGCCATTCTGAGCTGTGCGATAGTCATTTAAGGCAATGTAGAGCCAGGACTTGGGTTTGAAGTTGTAAGTAAAGAGAAAGCCAAACCGATTGGTCAAAAATTCTGTCTTGCCAAAATCTGTGCCTGGTGTGGTCAAGACAAACTCATTGAAGATTCCAAAACTCATCCTGGGTGTAATCGTAAGATCTATCATCGGTGTTGCCATGGGCCAGACGGCAATGATAGTATTGGTCGTATCCCACTCAACCCAGAAGTTTGAATTCACTTCTAATGAAACCCGGGGTATAATTTGATAAACAAAGCCACACCAGCTTAAAACCTGATAACCTAAAAAGTTATTTTTGTAGTTATAGGCATATTCTAAATTACCACCCAACCAGAGATGAAGACGTAAAGTGCTGCGCCAGAATGAAAGACTCGCTGCCCGTTTAACGTAATTAAAACCCTCTTCATAATAAGGGCCCAGTTTTATCTCCGAACTGATTCCCCAATTCTGACGAAAACTTGAAGTAATCGTAAACAGAGCGAGTTTTGACCAATTCTCTGCATCACCTGCTTCCTGGTTTAAAATAAAACCCGCCCCATACCACAAACTTCTCAAGGCACCTTCTTTATATAGTTTTAAAGGACCAGTGAATAATTGGAGCTTTTTACGACCCGCCCAGGGCACATACCCAATATCCTGCACGTCAAAAGAATCCTGAACCACCTCACAACTGGCCATAGTTCTGAATCCTCTGACAACTCCGCGGAAGCCGGTAGAAGTCGCCCACCCCATTTTACCACTTTGATCACTGACTGCCCCCTGCATAATTAGTTGATTAGCACCAACACGATATACACCATCCAGTCCCAGGGCATAGTTATAATTCTGAAAATCGGCTCTGACCCCGCTGAAAAGCATACCCAAATGAGAATTGTCCAAAACCTTCATCATTATTCTGGTTACACCAAAAAACCGCTTCGGTTCAACCACGGGATTGTCATTAACAATATAATGAAGTGAATCCGTATAAGCACAAAGCAGACCATAATTGAATTTTTTGATTCGCCCGGTTAACTTAAGACCACCAATAATCGGCACTGGTTGGTCATCAGCCAATGACTTCCCTATTCTCCGTGAATAAAAAATATTTAAAGGCGAATAGAACTGGCCATTTTTACCAAAATCTGACAACCGAAAAATCTCTTTACCTTCAATGAAAAACGGGCGACGTTCACTTAAATAAGTTTCGTATCTTGATAAGTTTAAAGTAAACGGATCAGATTCAATTTGTGCAAAATCCGGGTATAATGTGCTGGTAAGAGTGGTCTGCGGGGTAATATCCCATTTTAAATTCAAACTGGCACGAGGCGTGAACTCACTTGCCTCTCCTGATTTTTTATCATAACGCACAAAACCTTCTGGGAAAAGTTCAAAATAATATCCCTTTACCTGAGGCAATATGCCTTTTAAAAGACCGTATTTTGATACCAGATTACCTTCGGCTTGTGAAAACTCAACCCAGTAATTCCACTCCTGCCGAGCAGCAATATAACGCTGAAAATTTATTCCCCATCCAGGTACATTCTCTTTGTAGCGAATCGAACAAAAAGGAATCTTGATTTCTACTTCATAACGGTCATCATAAGCCTTTACTGCACAATACCACACACCATCCCAGGAATCATCCACACTTCTGCCGTCATCAAGCACCAAACCGTCCCAGTAACAACCGCTCGCTGAGACGCCAAAATAATAAGCCGTGGTTCTGCTGTAAAAAGGGTCAAGAAATAACATCACCTGATCCTCATGGCAGCCTAACTCTCTGGTCAAACGGTAATTCTTTGTCCAGCAGCGAAATGCGACATAGAGATTATCTCTATCCTGCAGAAGATAAACCTTTGTTTCATCACCAGGATCAGTTCCTTCATACGGCATATATTGAACAAAGCCATAAGCCGAATCCGCTTTCTGCCAGGTCTTTTCAATATACCCATCAATTACTGGAGAGGTATCCGTAAAACGGACTGAGATATACTTTTGATTAATGTTCCAGAAAATAAGTAATATTAAAAAGCTCATTTTATCTTCCGTTTGTATTGAAACATATTAACAAATCTTTCTTGCTCAACAGTTTCTTATATCTTTTATTATAATGACAAAAAAAATATTTTAATTGGGATAAATTAATAAAAATCATATTATTAATTATTTTGTTCCAATAGCCGGTGAACTTCTTCTTGATTGATCCCTGCTCTTACCATCACATTTTTTAATTCCATATGTAATATTCTGAATCTTTCATACGAACATTCATTTTTAAAACAACAACGACTGCATGTTGGACAAACTGCATTATTCCAGTTAATAAATATTTGCTTAGGTTTTTTAAACTCACCAAAAATCTTTTCGACTATTAGAGAACCATAAATTTTTGTTAAAACTTCTTTGTTCATCATAATGTTATCTTTTCGTTTTAATATAACAAAATAGTTCTTCAGACATCGTAAGTAAGAATTTATCTGGAAATCGTAATTTTTTTTACATAAAAG containing:
- a CDS encoding ABC transporter ATP-binding protein, whose translation is MLDYNKAIMRFLKFLKPYWRKGLFAFCFMLLSVGLQLPMPFLTRYLIDKVIILKNFQLLNIIGFVITGILFIRSASIFLESFLLTTFRGRVLFDIRLKLFEHIQKLSLTFFHKKETGYLMSRLSDDVNAVQGLLADTLVSAAQNILTFIAGFACTIYIHPKLAAICFLILPFYLLSLTIFNRRIRNMSYDVRERYALVSKDLQELLSGISVIKAFTGEKRVTIKMLSRIKEAIRKEVRLDITATIASISSVIISSAGPIVLIWYGCAEIMRGNLTIGSLIAFNSFIGYLFGPTRNLYNLNLRVQRSLAAVQRIFEILALTPEKEGKKNIEIRQGEVVFEKVSFSYNGAEEVLKDISFRARPGEVVAIVGRSGVGKTTLVSLILKFFESTKGRILIDGVDISEVNLKSLRKQIGICSQETFLFSDTIRENIRFGNPEAKNGEIEEAAKLAYADVFIKDLPEGYDTKVGERGVNLSGGERQRIAIARAIVKDPKILILDEATSQLDSESENLIQKALKNLLKNRTTFIIAHRFSTIRNADKIFVLSNGRIIAKGKHRELYRNCIPYRKLCKKQLIKSQFFDFA
- a CDS encoding tetratricopeptide repeat protein encodes the protein MATKYSRFIKTNEELRNLLVENKLLDKKRLKYQSVFEGTCGILNLIIEENLYLARDKFIKALRKKLHSPMIYYFLGVIHRKIGKYVKAMQEFNEVISLDPSFFAAEFQKGRILSDQHEWHKALIYYKRLLKKYCCGEAEPSEQIAFIYQELGRAALALSDWERAIEYFKEVVKRRPEDVKVMNNIAVAYLKIGRITEGEKWLLEAQKITPEENTIKQNLRLCNKLKRLKMNKKV
- a CDS encoding radical SAM protein, whose translation is MKISLIFPPHWDIESPYPSLPCLTAFLRKKGHKVFQYDLNIELFNYLLTTEFLEKAVEHIHSRYKELSSAKFLDLTTARLLAKMEEIIVCGKYVAKDIEDAKGILRVLPDRNKLKEYIIKVDWAWRCINRGFNIITVAFLYPSYVGKDYYLFNPAVETLGQVINVYKRFPGEITSFLRARVEQIIATNPQIIGISIVSIVQLTFALLLSEFIRERNKNIFIVFGGPFLSLFAKECFKLKSLLNYIDGIIFYEGEQALDDLCDSLSGCKSWYNCRNLFWKKNKSYVCNKPFYYEDPNFLPPPDYDGLPLKLYLSPRLVIGLPVAIGCYWNKCTFCSYNNNYFGPYREKSPSKIAADMSYLAQKYDTNLFHLISSCISPRWADLLANKITDQGFLWTGMFRFEKSLSRNILKKLKSSGLYQIQFGLESASPRILKLMCKGIDLNAARNILRRCKELGIFVHIYVINNFPTETTYDFMQTLNFLKQQKRNITSFFITEFVLALNSPIWKDPSKFGLAEEVQQYFMKNKADIILFPGIEIKHRRDITTQLLADFASQLEDSFKSFNHYRYYYRMPTFHGASIYMLMALTTIKGNFQTNIDTGTKKQINIAKFSFCKWKEGLIFHTFTYPEREIKRNGLPDMSMVVRPTSPNKTEDFTKWYKIYIFDPKTEKLIRLAGELNTILTDLGSWINVDNLIDKFAKEMNTSKTIAKKLVYKFLNLLYTKGLIFIKQINGAKI
- a CDS encoding radical SAM protein, with amino-acid sequence MKHNTGTLINLFIPNRKTSRPLHPLPMGCLSLLAVLEKNRLFTKFYDYQFYAKRNPFDPANIVALVEPNLQWLGISCLNDMLPFACLAADGVKKIYPHITIILGGPGPTPVAEELLKTFSFIDVVVRGEGEETIVELVKQIVEGKSRDFSNIKGIVYRARTGEIISNPPRPRIKDLNTLPLPAFSKVDLHRYNSFSFMTTRGCPFRCAFCEVGNIWGQNVYRYSVTKVGEILEYLYREHHIEKISFDDDNFVLDRNRVHSICNELGKRNIKLTWNCLARVDAISLPLLKKMKEYGCEGIFYGIESGDNSVLSQIKSNVTVEQSVAVVYDTLEAQLNPTVSFIWGFPFENINQFYKTLFLTIFFRLLGCQERIALLSSCRGSPLYKKFGKKLCTDRTIMETNPNVSIKPIGKYNYQLVDLILQYPQLFSSFYTYEHKDLRIKNEIMQKFMRWWPG